TGGAACAGGGGAACCTGTGATTGTTCTGCTACAATTCATCAAGGCTATACGGTGGAATTGTAACGAtctacaattttgaaaatataaatataaataagtctatgtatataaagctatgtgaatatatacTTTTATGGTTAAATGATTTAAAACAAAGTCTCTTTTTGATTTCTTAATTAAAGTATCAGTTCGTATtcacgaaggctcaatattaaataaagatagtattgaataaaaaggtttagaagtaagtaacgcctgagcttttagtgcgatcatgaggtactaaaagttagggtgttacaggaaTGGTATATCCTGCATGATTGTTTTACATTAATCTGTGTTATGAAAATATTTGTTCAAGTATGTTTTTTACCAATATATCATAATGTCAAAATACAGGATAAACTTCTCTACAAAGCCACTTTGAGGTGTCAAAGATTCACATTAACTCACAGCTAAAAGAGATTGAGACTTTTAGGAGCAGGTTCGTAGAGCCATAATTCTGTTATGTATTTTTAATGCTTGCCATTTTGTTGTGGTGCTTGAGgctcataaaaaaaaaagaaactataTGCAAGTTCATAAGCATGAGTTGTACCAAAAGGGTTTATACATACATATGTGGACCGATTGATAGATAGATAAAGTGAATTAAAAAGGTTCcatcaatataaaaaaatatatgcatATTCATATAATAATTAGTTACTGGAATATTCAATttcttataataaaataattaaatcaaggAAACTAATTTTTTAAATCTGTTCTAGGTTATTTAGTGATGCACCAGCAACTTCTTCAGTCAGGATTAGCCAGAACTCATCACAAAGCGGATGGTCTGCTGTTGATGAACTAACACAAGGTGATATAGCAATGAAAACTATTGAACAAGTGCTTAACTGTGAAAAGGTAAATACTTTCACTATGTGATGCTATTTTCAAGATTTAGGAAGAtagtttttttttcataaactaaTATTTTGTAGGAAGGACCCGCTTGAATTGCTGGAACCATTGTTGCTATTAACGTTGGTAAGAAAGATTGGTATTACAAGTCATGTAGAAACTGTCTGAAGAAAGTGGATACTCCCATTGGAGATAAATATGAGGAGTGTGGCAAGTGTGGCCACATCCATGGAAGTGATGCACTCAGGTGACATTTATGGCTATGTTCCTACAAACCATTCTCATCCTAAAAGTGTTAATTAATTATGAATATATAATCAGATTCAAGCAAATAATGGCTaacttaaattatatattatttgttTCCTTATTGCTGAGGATGAATAACAGGTTCAAGATTGAAGTGATGGTGTATAATGGTACTGGAAGCATTAGTTTACTACTTTGGGATAGAGAAATGGTGCAGTTGTGCAGTATGCAAGCAGAGTAGATTAGGGAGCAAGAGGTACATCTTGCTTAATTCGAAATAGTTAGTCAAAATAGTATATAAAAAGTTTGGCTGAGTAATGTATATTTGTGCAGTCCGACGGTGATAATGAGTATCCATCCACTCTTAATAACATAATAGACAAAAAACTGCTACTTAAGCTAAATGTAAAGTTTGCGAATATAAAACAGTTTGTCCATATTTATACTGTGATGAAAATATGTGATGATGAAGAGATTATTGAAAAGAACACGCAAAGTGTGCTATCAACTGAACCATTCACTAACAACACTGTATGTCCAATTATTGTTTATTTGCTAAACTATTTTATATTGCTTTCCATTTGAGATTATGCTTATAATCTATAACTAAGAAATATGGTGGATTTTGGGTAGGAAGGTGGGTGTAGCAACTTGGTGCATGTTTCAGGGGATGTTGTTAATCTCGAGAATGATTGTGATCCTGAGTATAATCTGGTATGTGGTGGAGTATTCGTCGCTTTTCAAAAATAGCTTATGCCTTCATGATATGTTTACATAAAAATTATGCATGTATGTGTTGATGTTTATGGTCTGTTATATCTATCTTTATCTAGGATGTTATAGAGGAATCTATTTCAAGCCTCAAGTGTAAAACACCAGCAAAAAGAACTTCCCAACAGCTTGAAGTGTGTCTCCCAATTTGTGAATGAGACTGATGAAGATGGTCAGTTATCAACTAANNNNNNNNNNNNNNNNNNNNNNNNNNNNNNNNNNNNNNNNNNNNNNNNNNNNNNNNNNNNNNNNNNNNNNNNNNNNNNNNNNNNNNNNNNNNNNNNNNNNNNNNNNNNNNNNNNNNNNNNNNNNNNNNNNNNNNNNNNNNNNNNNNNNNNNNNNNNNNNNNNNNNNNNNNNNNNNNNNNNNNNNNNNNNNNNNNNNNNNNNNNNNNNNNNNNNNNNNNNNNNNNNNNNNNNNNNNNNNNNNNNNNNNNNNNNNNNNNNNNNNNNNNNNNNNNNNNNNNNNNNNNNNNNNNNNNNNNNNNNNNNNNNNNNNNNNNNNNNNNNNNNNNNNNNNNNNNNNNNNNNNNNNNNNNNNNNNNNNNNNNNNNNNNNNNNNNNNNNNNNNNNNNNNNNNNNNNNNNNNNNNNNNNNNNNNNNNNNNNNNNNNNNNNNNNNNNNNNNNNNNNNNNNNNNNNNNNNNNNNNNNNNNNNNNNNNNNNNNNNNNNNNNNNNNNNNNNNNNNNNNNNNNNNNNNNNNNNNNNNNNNNNNNNNNNNNNNNNNNNNNNNNNNNNNNNNNNNNNNNNNNNNNNNNNNNNNNNNNNNNNNNNNNNNNNNNNNNNNNNNNNNNNNNNNNNNNNNNNNNNNNNNNNNNNNNNNNNNNNNNNNNNNNNNNNNNNNNNNNNNNNNNNNNNNNNNNNNNNNNNNNNNNNNNNNNNNNNNNNNNNNNNNNNNNNNNNNNNNNNNNNNNNNNNNNNNNNNNNNNNNNNNNNNNNNNNNNNNNNNNNNNNNNNNNNNNNNNNNNNNNNNNNNNNNNNNNNNNNNNNNNNNNNNNNNNNNNNNNNNNNNNNNNNNNNNNNNNNNNNNNNNNNNNNNNNNNNNNNNNNNNNNNNNNNNNNNNNNNNNNNNNNNNNNNNNNNNNNNNNNNNNNNNNNNNNNNNNNNNNNNNNNNNNNNNNNNNNNNNNNNNNNNNNNNNNNNNNNNNNNNNNNNNNNNNNNNNNNNNNNNNNNNNNNNNNNNNNNNNNNNNNNNNNNNNNNNNNNNNNNNNNNNNNNNNNNNNNNNNNNNNNNNNNNNNNNNNNNNNNNNNNNNNNNNNNNNNNNNNNNNNNNNNNNNNNNNNNNNNNNNNNNNNNNNNNNNNNNNNNNNNNNNNNNNNNNNNNNNNNNNNNNNNNNNNNNNNNNNNNNNNNNNNNNNNNNNNNNNNNNNNNNNGACGGGGGATGGAGAATATTGATTGTTTGACAGTATTTGCTGGAAATATTTTGTACTTTGGTTATTTTGAATGACTAATTTGATTGGTAGAGAGCTTTGAACTTATGGTATGTATTTGGATTTCATTAGTTAGTTACTAAGGCTAGAAAGCTTTGCATATTGTCTATGTTTTGGATTAGTATTTTGGTATTAAACGTGTTGCCTTGGAATATCATCGCTATTGATTATTACATGAATAGCTAGTTATATGATTGTGATATTTTGACTTACCAAAAAAGAGTAGGAATTAACTAgcatatatattaataatattagaaagatattaataataatatcaatattaGATGGATATTAATAATAATCTCAAGATATAGAATCAAATAGCATATATATACCATATTGTATATACACGGGTCTGAATTTGAATTTGACAAAATTTGGTAGTGAATTGGTATTATTCACGAACATAGAAAAGGTAAAATAATTTTGAAAGGAATGAATTCAATTtgtattatattaaaatatattttatacacTTCTTTCTATGGTATGGATTCAATGTGATATACAGTTGTATGGGATCAACTAAGGATTAAAATCAATGTGCATTTATataaaaaaagtttaaatatGAGTGGAAGAAAGTACGTCTTGAGTCATTATGGAGCTCTAACTTTTTTTGAGCCAGTCCTAACTATTCTGATGATATGCATTGACAAATTATATTGGATATgttagaaagttaaaaaaaatcaaatattgtCCTGAAAAAATTTTATGAGACCTCAAAGCAATAGAGTATATAAGAGAGAGATATGTAATAGAAAATTTGACATCTAGGATACAAGAGTGACTGTATTTGGTGATGAAGGAATGTCACGTTAGAGGAAAAATTCCAATAGCCAAAATGAGTCGTGAAGAGACTAGAGAATTCAGTGTATCATAATAGTGTGGAAGTGGACATTACTTGCAAATGTTGAAAACAGAATAAATATGATTATAGATCTAAATATGGATTTCATTtgctaacaataaaaaaaaagtttcttTTTAATAGATGTCTGTGCCGATAATcaaaagtgataaaaaaaaaaagcaaataagAGTCTGCAACACATAGTGCAGAAGAGGAAAGAAATATATATTTAAGagagttattgaaaaaatttAGATCATTATCgagcccttaaagatgcattggAATtgtataataatttaaattataggATATATAATCGCTAAATGCAACAGagaaagcttattttaaaatcttaaaatttCAAAGTTTGAAAAGGTTGAAGTTGACAATGTCATTATGTATATAAGACAAATTTTCTTATTTAGTATAAGCAAGAAGTATTCAATCTGAGAAAAATAAAGCCTAAAGCAAAGATGAGTCCTAAGAAGGCTATAAAATTGGTTATACAATAATATTATTGAAGCAAGAATTACTTCCAAAATACGAATAGATATTATAGATGATTAAATGTATACATTTGGGGTTGTTTTATATGAAAATATTTAACTAGATTGCAGTAAAAACTATCAAATGaccaattaaaaaatttattgtgTTGTCTAATGTGAAAAGATGGATTGTCTATCTTTAAAAAATATCATTATCACGTTTGGTTATTAATATAGAGCCAAATGTGATAACATAGATTGAGCTAGATCAAATGGATACTTTTGTCATTATCGGCAAATTGAAAAACAAGTGAAGAATTAGGGTCTAAATATGGagttttttttgtaaaaaaaaaaagagagtctACTCTCACATAAATGTCTGTGCAGATAAGCAAAAGTGATAAAAAGCAAATAAGAATATGCAAGACAAGATGCAGGAGAGGCAAGAAATAATTTAGTTATTGAAAAAATATGGATCATGATCGAATCTCTATAGATGCATTtgaattatataatattttgaatCATAGGAGAGATAATTGCTGAGTGCAAGAGAAGGTAAGAGagaaagcttattttaaaattTGGACATTTTTTAGTTCAAAAATGTTGAAGTTGACAATGTCATTATGGATACAaggcaaatttttttatttattataagtAAGAAGTATTCAACTTAAGAAAGATAAAGGCTGAAGTAAGGATGAGTCTTAAGAAGGCTATAGAATTTGTTATACTATAATAGTATTGGAACAGAGATTACTTGTAAAATAAAAATAGCAAGTATAGATGATTAAAGGTGTATATTTTGgattattttatatgaaaatactTAATTAGCGTGCAATAGAAACTGTCAAATGACcagttaaaaaagtaattttgttGTGTCTAATGTGCAAAATGATGGATTGTTTGCCTTTTTAAAAAAGATCATGGTCACGTTTAGTTATTAATATAGAGTCAAATGTGATAACATAGACTGGACTAGATCAGAGGGGTACTTTTGCCATTATTggcaaattaaaaaataaagaaaaaattaagGTCTGGACATTAGGAAGAAACACCGCACATGTTGAGAGACTAAAAAACGATTCAAATAGATTTGGTCAAAACATTACTAGTAAGTTGATCCTCTAAATATGATTCTGAAacttctttttaatttaaattataggAGACATAAACCCTAAAGTCAATAGAAGGATAAAAAAAGCTTATATTAAAA
The DNA window shown above is from Arachis ipaensis cultivar K30076 chromosome B08, Araip1.1, whole genome shotgun sequence and carries:
- the LOC107610695 gene encoding uncharacterized protein LOC107610695; the protein is MEGKKVATVTSKLEVAMAAVASRWLDGSQGVREELDDDERKEQLKVKGDGGVLRILPFWSEGWGNRMITSIPKALVQKWSGLIVQFQMTTVNHIQELSFSLEAFRFRTIVEILNTDKNQQSDLFDVIAEVVSKEDSRDLLITKGKETKHLIVVLEDLEHNKIDCILFGKMVNQILPHLEAGTGEPVIVLLQFIKAIRLFSDAPATSSVRISQNSSQSGWSAVDELTQGDIAMKTIEQVLNCEKKDWYYKSCRNCLKKVDTPIGDKYEECGKCGHIHGSDALRFKIEVMVYNGTGSISLLLWDREMSDGDNEYPSTLNNIIDKKLLLKLNVKFANIKQFVHIYTVMKICDDEEIIEKNTQSVLSTEPFTNNTEGGCSNLVHVSGDVVNLENDCDPEYNLDVIEESISSLKCKTPAKRTSQQLEVCLPICE